GGAAGCACCGACGCGGTTTAAATTTAGCACATATTGAGCCACAAGGCTATTGTTGTTAGGAATGTATAATAGGTAAATATACTCTGGTAATGTTACTCTGCCAAGTAGGAATATATTGGCGGGGGGTTCTCGCTGGCGGTTGCAAGTGGGCCGGGATATGTGTGTATGGGGATCCCAGCTGAGCCCGAGAACCAACACGGGTTTTCTTTGAATTTGAACCCAACCCGCGGAGCACTCTATGCAAGATGTAGGGCTACTTAGCGAAGGTAATTCATGTTGTTGGATCGATCGGAGAGTATAATTACGCTTGACAGTTCGAGCACCTCGCTGGGCAAAATTGACATGCCGGGCTTCCGGTATCAACGAGTGCAGAAGAGAGTACTTTACtagtctattaatatattgatattcACGACTGATTCAAAGCCAGGCACAAGGAATGCAAAAGAAGTGAAATCCAAGTGATTATAGGGACCGTTGGCTGATATTTCTAAATCGTCGCGGCTCTTTGATAAGGAATGTGATGCGTAGAATCTGGGTACAAGGATTCTATGGGCTATTAAGAGTGGATTATAGATTTTCACGTGGCCCCTGACGAAGAACACGATGGAATCACTAGACACTCCATGGAACTGGGAGCGAATTGATAGACTTTTACATCGGCGTCGCTATccggagaagaagcggaCTTGCCGTTTCGGAAGACCGGATTTAGATGGATTTTTAGTCCGGCGTAGCGCCCTAAACTCGGCTTGCCGTTCGGATTTACATTGGTCCACATCTCGGCCCTGAAATGGCCGAGCGGCAAGATTCGAGAATCGGGATGAATAATCTTTGACTAAAGATGAATCAGTATGTTAGCTATTGATAATCAAAGGTTAATAAGGACCAGACCCTTGGTCTATTCTACAAAATATCCACCTTGGACGGAGCTTCCCGCAGTGGCCTGCTGAGGACCCATATTTATGCAGTTTGATAATCATGACAGATCAAGTTTCGGAATTTGATTCAGCAAATGCGCCATTCTCGCTAAGACTATGATATTCCGGATGTTTCAACGTTTTTACATGAAGCTGATCAAAATTTTAACATTTCGACCCACTTGAGGTTTTTCTATGCACAATAGAGGCAGATAGTCCGTTTGAGTGTATATATAAAGAGATAGATACTGACTCTGATCATAATGTCGATCATCAGTTTAATATTCAAGTAGACAATCGTTGAGGCTCGACCCATCCTCAAGAtgctttttccctcttttgtTCTGGCGACCTTGTTGCTAGGCGCAGCGGCCCGAAGTCATGCTGGCTCGCCCTCTCACTATGATTTTGTCATTGTCGGTGGAGGCACCAGTGGATTGGTCGTCGCCAACAGACTCTCAGAAATGAACAATGTCACTGTGGCTGTCATCGAGGCCGGAGAATCAGCACTGAACAACTTCAACGTGTCTAACGTCATGGGCTACAGCACCGCGTTTGGGACTCAGGTCGACTGGGCCTACAAGACCGAGAACCAGACCTATGCAGGAGGCCTGCAGCAGACTATCCGTGCTGGAAAGGCTCTTGGTGGTACGAGCACGATCAATGGTAAGTTATAGCCTTTTTAACAGAAACACAAAACACTTTTGTGTTGACGAACTTTCTCGTAGGAATGTCCTATACTCGGGCCGAAGACGTGCAAATCGACAATTGGGAAGTGGTCGGGAACAAGGGTTGGAACTGGAAGAACCTATTTCAATACTACAAGAAGTCGGAAGGCTTCCAGGTGCCTACCAAGGACCAAATCGCTCATGGTGCTAGCTACAACGCTAGCTATCATGGTCGGAACGGCCCTCTGAAGGTTGGCTGGCCTACCTCCATGACCAACAGTAGCGTCTTTCCCGTCCTTCAACAAACCTTTGAGAAACTGGGCGTTCAGTACAACCCCGACTCCGAAGGTGGGAAGATGGTCGGATTCACTGTCCACCCCGACACTCTTGACAGGGAGATGAATGTTCGCGAAGATGCTGCCAGAGCTTACTACTGGCCGTATGAAGCCCGCTCAAATTTGAAGATCATCTCGAACACTCGCGCAGACAAGGTCATCTGGGCCAATGCCACCCAGGGAGAGGCTGTTGCCGTGGGAGTCGAGGTCACCAACGCTTACGGCACGGAAACGATCTACGCTGACAAGGAGATCATTCTGTCGGCTGGTGCGCTTCGATCCCCTGCCCTTCTCGAGCTGTCTGGCGTGGGAAACCCCGCGGTCCTCAACAAGTACAATATCCCCGTCAAGGTCAATATAACCACCGTCGGCGAGAACTTGCAAGATCAGACCAACAACGCCCTCACCTGGGAAGGCGTCGAGACGCTGACTGGCTTGGCGACCTTCTCCGTTTTACCCTCCGTGAACCAGCTCTACGGTGACAACGTCACTGCTCTAGCTTCCTACGTCAAGTTCCAACTCGCCACCTATGCAAAAATCGTCGCCAGCGCCTCTAACGGCGCCGTCAAGGAAGCCAATCTCGTAGAGGCTTTCGAGCGCCAGTATGATCTGATCTTCAACTCCCAGGTCCCCTACGCGGAAGTTGTCTTCGCCCCCAGTGGGCAATCGTTCTCCGTCGAGTACTGGCCgcttctccccttctcccGCGGCAGCGTCCACATCCAGTCCGCGAACGCCTCCGACCTTCCTGCCATCAACCCCAACTACTTTATGTTTGGGCAAGACGCTGAGGCTCAAATTACGGTAGCGCAATACATCCGCAAGGCTTTGGGTACTGCGCCTTTGAGCGGTCTTGTGGGCGATGAGGTTTCCCCCGGCCTCGACGTGCTCCCTGCTAGTGCATCCAGCTCCACTTGGACCAAGTGGGTTGAGGCAAACTGTAAGcgtttctccttcctctgaCCCCACAATCTGTAGCATAATCGCTAACCTAGCCTACCATTTCAGACCGAACCAACTACCACCCCGTTGGCACTAACAGCATGCTTCCCCGCGAGAAGGGCGGTGTTGTCAGCCCCGAGCTCAAGGTTTACGGTACCAAGAACCTCCGCGTGGTCGATGCTTCAATCCTGCCGTTCCAGCTCTGCGGCCACTTGACCAGCACTCTGTATGCTGTTGCCGAGAGGGCTTCCGATCTGATCAAGGAAAACTATCGGGCTTAGGATGTTCAGCGGTGCGCTAGATGGCTATCGTCGATCGTCCGGACAGTTCAAACGGACACGGCAAGGGACTTCCAATCCACAACTTCAACTGATTGGAAGCATATCCATCTGTGAGCGACTTTCATTCCGACGATATGGTCTGTAACAGATACTTGTATATAGGGGGGAGGACCACTTAAACCCTCCCTGAAAAACATAGCATTTAGACTTTTTACTCCCCcatatctaaataattaatatttgtTCATCTTCATGATCCGATCGGCCTCAACATCTTGAGTACGCATATGCAGACACATATATCTCCGTTGCAGAGTACCTTGTATATTCTTTGACCTGCTTCCACCTCCTTTCGGAAAAATCTAGGCCATGTCCCTTCTATCATCACTAAAAGATTTACTCGGCTGCCGCAACCTTCTCCCAAAGCACAACAAAACAAACGAATATGGCACGAACGGCACTAACAAGAAGCCAAGTAATGGCGGAAGCTCGTCGCCCCAAGAGGCTTCCAACATGACGGAGTATAATCCTCAGTCTTCGAGGTCTTTTTCATAGCTATTAGGGTTAGACAGAACCTGCCTCTCCGGGTTTCATCTCCGGTGCATTGACGACGTACGAGTTCCATAGTTGAAggatgtttttcttctcctcggaAGTCTAATAGGCGACAGATTTGCCAAAGAGGGTGTCGCTAATTGCCTCAATAATCGCAACTCCTGATTGCCTAAAATCGCAACGACTAGATTACTAACTGTTTTATAAAGTCCATTGTTATTTTAGGCTCGTAGTAAGCGCATACCACGACCAACGCTCATGACATGAAAGCACAAGATCTATGATATCTAGAGGCTTGTTTACCTCCTGGGTTTCGAGCTATAACCTCAACAGGTCAACCCATGACTTAAATATCCAAATCTGTACCCAATCCACGGTTATGCTGATGCCTAAAATACAGGTATCCCTTCCTAAAGATATGGCGCAGCATATCAATGGCCCTTATTCATGTTTCAAGCCTGCCTAGTCCGTGGTGGAGCCGTTATCAAGCATGCCCAGATTAGAGAGAAGCAAAAATAGAGGGCGATCGATGACCCACTTTCGGGTTCGGGTTCGGGTTCGGATGCGGACATCAAACGGTCAAACCCTGACTTACTATATTAGACTCACCAAGATAACCATTAGGCAGCTACATATAACATGAAGGATCGTAATTCATTTTTAAGCACATAGTTGAACAGCATCAGTCTACAGGGCGTATAATAGGAGTACTTAGTTTTCAGCTTTGCACAACCAAAAAGCGAGCTTGAGCCTTGAGCATGCAGTTTACTAGTTGACCTGCATTTATAACAGTCTGTCTCTATGCGTAGTGAAGAGTCCTTATCTTGGAAAGAGCAGTACCCTCAGGTGCCAGATTAAAGTAGTACAGTTTCATAATGTAATCCTTATCCTATCAAAGATTCCCATGCCAAGTACCCGCAGGATCGACATGCGCTTGGCATCCACGCTAGCCGAGACATAGATCTGACTCTCCGTCACCCTTGAAGCTAGCTCCGTACAGCCTCAAGAATAGCCAAGAGCCAAGAAAAGTTTAAGATTATTGTAAATACATCAAATCTGGCTGCCTTGAACAGACCGAATACGAGACCCTACCTCTCCATCCATAACAACTACCGCGATCTCTTGGCTTCGCCTGGGAAACATGTATATAAGGGCTAGCTGTACAATGCAACTAGATATCAGATCATCCTACTATCTCAAGACATAATCTAGATCTCCATCGTCACAATCATCGCTTAAAACCACCCACCAACGACGCACAACACCCAACACCAAGAATGAACCTCTTCGACCCCCGCTGGAAACTCCCCCTCCACTGCTTCCAGCTATTCCTAATTGTGATAGTAATTGGCCTTTCCGCCCCAAGACTCTTCATGAAGAACCAACCCCGTACACGAGCTAGTACAATTGGCCTGGGAATGGTATATCgcccctcttcccctccacccCTAAGAACCCCACAATTAACTATGGAACAAACTCAGGCCGCAAAATCCTTAGTGATTATCCTCTACCAACTGGTAACCGAACACGTCACCGCCCTCCAGAAATGGGCAAGTTTAAAAGCATACACGATCCTCAATGCCCTGGAGATCGTCTTCTGGGCCGCTGTCGCAATCTTGACTATCCAGGCCAATGTGCAGATGTGTGTGGCGCCTGGGTGTATTTTGGGTTGGGGTGTGGCTATTACGGGAATCAATTTGAGGTATGGTATCTGGCTCAAGGTGATTGGTGCGGAGATTGTGTGGCTGATGCGTTTGAGAATAGTGTTTTGGCTATTTATGCCACGATTATCTGTTATCGTGAGTGGAAGCAGCCTAAGGGTGGGTTGAGGTCGGATGGGTATAAAAGGGCTCATGAGTTGAGGAGTGTTAGTCCTGCTTCTAGCGTGTGATTTGGGGGTTGCTTTGGGATGCTTATGAGGTTATGTCTGCTTCTGTTGTGTTTTATGTATGCTTGGGTTGTTGGCTTCGGGTTTTAGAATGGATATACTAATTTCATTTGttagaaatatagattaCATATGattaagtatatttatatgcTCTCTGTAGATAAGATCTCCATTATATCTTTAAAGTAGACGGAGTGATGCTACATAAAAAATAAACACGGTATCGCGCTTATACTGCGTCTTGGAGTATGCCTCAGAAGGGATTCTTGGAACTGTCAACCAGCAGTCGATAGGGCCGTAGAACCCTGCTTCGTTAATGTCATCGCTACACGCGACTGACTATCGAGCAGCTCGTGAAGCTATTTCTTTACATCAGGATACGACAGTGTTCGAAGCCGCGcaggtcgaagaagaagtcaagcTGACGAGCGAGCTGTAGGGCATCTAACGGCATATCCATATAAACCGTAAAAACGGTAGGGAAGTAATAAAGTAACAGGCGTGGAACTTCTGAAGTTTAAATGAGTAGTTCGAGGTATTTAAACACGGTTCAACCGGTCGGTGAGCGAGGTCCTAGACGGATTCACCGctcgaggaggttgaggagtGAGGTTCCTAGACCTGGACGGTCTGAAAAGGGCCTATACGGTCATTGAAGGCCGCCGGATCGACCAGTATGCTACCATTTCTGTAAGCTGGTCTCGTATGTGTGTGCCTTGACTAAAGTGTGGGTAAGACCATGGTACATACAGAGACGTCATTATGTGATCGTTTTGTGACAGTGGACCACTCTGAGTCAGAGCTAATGTCATCAATGATCATTGTGACTGTGTGAAGGTCATAGGTGCGTAAATTATACGACACGACTGAGCTCGCTATAAAAACCCTCTACTACCTCCTGGCTTCTCTCCATTCTTACACATGTGCTCTGAGAAGCAACTACAGAGTACTATGGCGGAGAACACCAAGGATTCAGCACCAAGTGCTGTGTCTACTGACAACCTCAATCAACCAAAACGTGTCATCTTACAACATCGTGCAAATGATTTTGACAACTGGTCTGGGGAAGATTATCACAGTGTTATAAGACTATATGCGGCCCTTTCAAGGCGTCCAGTCGATGAATTTGACTTTGGCCGAAAGATCCATTACACACATGCCCAAACCCCATTAGCAGCAGTCCGGGGATTCTTCTATATGACCCTCGATCTGCACAAGGATCTGCTCAGGAATCCTGACCCGAGCCAAGTACAGCACGAGATCTACCGCGTTTGCCGGACTGAGGATGGTACAATGTATGTGTATCACACAGTCTTTTCTGAGAACTTGgctaatatatatatgtatagtTCACCTTGCAAGTTTCGGAACCCAGTTAAAGAGCAGAACCTCCTACGAAAGATAAGACACTTTAGTGATACACTCGATGGGGGAGATTAGTGTGCATGCTAGGGATTTAGCAGAGGGTGTCCCGGCGGTTAGGTTTTACTGAATTCACTTCTTAGGGATTAATTTGACTCGATGGTAGTGTTGGTCATCGTGGTTTGACGGTTTAATCTGACTATCTAAAGATATGGTTGACATGTAACACATTCACGAAAACTCAAGTACCACTAGGCGGATTTAAAGTAATAGAAGGATGGTGGAAGAGAACggatgggaaagaaaaagcagtgAAGCACCCATGATACTCCACATAAAGATATCGTTGCTAGAATCCCCGAAAGTGCTACTTGTTGCCTACTCTCATTGTCAACAGGATCCAATAAACACAATTGAGATAGTCCATATCGACAGATGGAATTGTAGCTTACAATTTGCTGGGACACCTGTTGGTGTGAGTGGGGACCTGATGTGGACGATCCTTTACTGGTAGCACTCGGGGTCGCAGTAGGAGAGGCGGGAGTGGGCGTTATAGAAACCGAGGTGGACATAGATCCAGTACCCACACAGACATAATAACCCGGTTGTATACCAACGCATCCCTTACTGATGGAGCTGTTGATTGTATTAGTTATGGTCAACTTAGTCATACTGCTGTCTATTCACAAATCATAGACTTACGGGTTCCAGGAATAGAATTGTTCAAGAGTATAGTTCCCATATTCATCCTGAATGGTGTAACATGTATCTCTGAGATGCACTAGATGATACTTGGTACAAGATGAGGTGAGACCACTTTGCGTTGGAGCCGCTGTGCCAGAGTATGTGACTGTGCCTGGAGGGCTGGAGGGCCGGGTAGCTGTGGTGGATgtggtggatgatgtcgCCGAAGATGGCGCTGCGACGCAGTAGCTCCATCCACGAGTCATGACACATGACGGTGACAGAGATGGATTCTAAGGAAGATTTAGTAACTTGAACTCTGTCATACAGAACAAAATGCATCCACCGATCAACAAATCACACGCAACTTGTGTGAGAGGCCAAGTCCCAACGGGATAAGACTAGGTAGTCTGAAGGAGAGAACATAAACTCACCCAAAACCGAAATTGTTGCCTCGTGATCCCAAAGTAGTCTTCAATGAACTCACAGCTGTCGCTTAATCCAATGTCGTTCGCCCAGTACTCACAGTGATCAACAACGGATGGATCAGTCGGTCCGGTCGCACTGACGCCATTGATCCACGCAATAGCTGATTTGCAAAGAAGAATCtgaaggaaaatgagaacACGAAGCATTTTGATGAGCGTATGGTAGACGGAGAATGGAACAAGAATCAGCACATTTCCTAGCTTAATGGTTCGAAGTCAGGAATTATGGGGATGTGGGTGAGCGGTGATCTGTAGGGACCATGGGTTAATCAGTAACACACCAATATGGGACTAAAATTAGGGTCAACCCGTAGCTCAGCTATATAGAACCTGGTCAATTGACATCCTGCTCCCCTGAATGTGGTTCGTGCTGGACCAACTAGGGAGAAGACGTGAACGAAATTCTAGGTACCTTCTAACGTTAACCAAGTCTAGCATAGACTAGGGAGTCTCAATCCCTACTGTTCTTTAAGTAAGTAACTTTCGTACGAGGCCACAGATTTCACCTCGGCAGGGTATTATGAACTGGGATTGAAATTACTATGCGCTAGCCAGGGCGCCCTACTACGACAAGCCATAAGAAGGCGTTCTTGGCACCTAAGCTAAGACTATAGTGGAGAATGAATTGATAATCAATACTACATTGTGTCACACCACCAGATCATCGGAAATTAAAAAACACTTATGTGGTGGTGGTACATTCGCGTTGAAACCTCCAATAGTGCCGTTAGAAAGAATCTTGCACTGGACAAGGAGTGTTCGACATCTAAATATGAGCTTGGTAATAAGCCACGATTGGGTCCTCGTAGCGGCAACACCTGATTCACAAGCCCAATGGTACAACCAAGTTGAATAGTATCAGAGACAATACTACATACACCCTTGGCCACCATAATGCAACTCTTAACAATAGTAGTAACGTAGTAGAGGTTCTTCAAAACGTCTACTTTGAATGCAAAACTACAGATATTACCTGATGGTTGTTCATTATTTAATACTTCGGTAGTATAAGTATTGAAATACATGCTGTTAGAGACCGTCTAAGAGCTGTTTGAAATGTAGTAAGTCTTGTCTTTATGTGTCAAGTTCAGGTTCTTCTTCGCTCTGTTCAGGTGTTTCCCATTCTAACATGCAGACATAGAATGAGCGTTCATAGGCGACAGTTCCATCCATGCCATCGCCGTCTTCTTGATCCCATTCATACTGGGATTCTTCGGATCCCTCgtgatgctgctgctccGGATTCGCGCCTTTCCTTCGTAAAAATTCAACCATCTCTTGATTACGTGTTCGAATAGCCACACGTAATGCCCGGTGTCCATACACTGCAGCCTCTACCCCACGATCGAAAAGAAACTCAAGCATGGTTCTGTCCCAGCGCTGTACCGCTAAGTTTAGAACACTAGCATAAGATAGGGGGGCCCCATGATTTAATAGTATTGCGACAATATTATATCGACTGTCTTCAACCGCTCGGTACAAGGGAGACGGGCGATAGCGGTCAGGATCAGCCCCTTTCTCAAGCAAATATTTGACTAGCTCCGCATGCCCACATTTCACCGCTAGATAGAGTGGTGGAGGGTCTTGAGCACGATGGTGTCGACGTCGGGACGTGCCAGGATCGTCATCACGCAGATTCCCACGATAGAAGTTTGCTTGTGCACCCCACTCAAA
This window of the Aspergillus flavus chromosome 8, complete sequence genome carries:
- a CDS encoding choline dehydrogenase (glucose oxidase), coding for MLFPSFVLATLLLGAAARSHAGSPSHYDFVIVGGGTSGLVVANRLSEMNNVTVAVIEAGESALNNFNVSNVMGYSTAFGTQVDWAYKTENQTYAGGLQQTIRAGKALGGTSTINGMSYTRAEDVQIDNWEVVGNKGWNWKNLFQYYKKSEGFQVPTKDQIAHGASYNASYHGRNGPLKVGWPTSMTNSSVFPVLQQTFEKLGVQYNPDSEGGKMVGFTVHPDTLDREMNVREDAARAYYWPYEARSNLKIISNTRADKVIWANATQGEAVAVGVEVTNAYGTETIYADKEIILSAGALRSPALLELSGVGNPAVLNKYNIPVKVNITTVGENLQDQTNNALTWEGVETLTGLATFSVLPSVNQLYGDNVTALASYVKFQLATYAKIVASASNGAVKEANLVEAFERQYDLIFNSQVPYAEVVFAPSGQSFSVEYWPLLPFSRGSVHIQSANASDLPAINPNYFMFGQDAEAQITVAQYIRKALGTAPLSGLVGDEVSPGLDVLPASASSSTWTKWVEANYRTNYHPVGTNSMLPREKGGVVSPELKVYGTKNLRVVDASILPFQLCGHLTSTLYAVAERASDLIKENYRA
- a CDS encoding ankyrin repeat-containing protein; protein product: MHLTGLPNETLFSIASYLPCQQDVYALVQTNRRFYHTLYDFLYEYNSRYYHGYALAFVTNQGNIGRVEKLLTGLKTARTKSRFPPAPSWRSQPLFEEQWEDELEWDSDDENELPFTRDISAHPLRMAGYSVADIVHIQKALLVAIEVNNQEIVTLLFEWGAQANFYRGNLRDDDPGTSRRRHHRAQDPPPLYLAVKCGHAELVKYLLEKGADPDRYRPSPLYRAVEDSRYNIVAILLNHGAPLSYASVLNLAVQRWDRTMLEFLFDRGVEAAVYGHRALRVAIRTRNQEMVEFLRRKGANPEQQHHEGSEESQYEWDQEDGDGMDGTVAYERSFYVCMLEWETPEQSEEEPELDT